In the genome of Leptolyngbya sp. FACHB-261, one region contains:
- the gcvP gene encoding aminomethyl-transferring glycine dehydrogenase, with product MTQPALDNVLKLNQSEAPAAVGAVDLSASGLTEPSTDPLAYTDAFVQRHIGPSSEEIQPMLEVLGLPSLNALIDQVVPAHIRMARSLELPEGLSEPEALAKLKGIASHNQVFRSFIGLGYANCITPAVIQRNILENPGWYTQYTPYQAEIAQGRLEALLNFQTLITDLTGLEIANASLLDEGTAAAEAMSMSYGIKAKSGSKAFFVSAACHPQTIEIVQTRALPLGLEVIVGDHRRFDFAAQPVFGVLLQYPASDGAIYDYREFVQAAHQADALVTVAADLLSLALLQPPGEWDADIAVGNTQRFGVPLGYGGPHAAYFATREAYKRQIPGRIVGLSNDAQGKPALRLALQTREQHIRRDKATSNICTAQVLLAVMASMYAVYHGPQGIRRIAERVHRLTTLLAIGLRQLNYSLGSEPFFDTLRIEVGADQAAEILNRAAARKINLRLLDPGTLGIALDETTSRQDLIDLFEIFAGDQPLPFSLESLLADPQFLASSLPSQRTSPYLTHPVFNLYHSETELLRYINRLQAQDLSLTTSMIPLGSCTMKLNATAEMLPVTWPEFGQIHPFVPLAQTQGYQTLFRELQAMLAEITGFAAISLQPNAGSQGEYSGLLVIRQYHQSRGEAHRQVCLIPQSAHGTNPASAVMAGMKVVPVACDANGNVDIADLKAKADAHRNELAALMVTYPSTHGVFEEGITEICEIVHAAGGQVYMDGANLNAQVGLCRPGDFGADVCHLNLHKTFCIPHGGGGPGMGPIGVASHLVPFLPRHPLVHTGGEQGIGAIAAAPWGSASILPISWVYIVLMGAQGLTQASQMAILNANYIARRLEPYYPVLYKGKNGWVAHECILDLRRFKTTAGIEVDDIAKRLIDYGFHAPTVSWPVAGTIMVEPTESESKAELDRFCDAMIAIRREIEAIELGQADRQDNPLKNAPHTAETLLSDTWNHSYSREQAAYPAPWTREHKFWPTVSRIDNAYGDRNLVCTCPPMEAYAIH from the coding sequence ATGACTCAGCCTGCCCTCGATAATGTCTTGAAGTTGAATCAGTCTGAAGCCCCAGCCGCAGTCGGTGCGGTTGACCTCAGCGCTAGTGGCTTGACTGAACCTTCGACTGACCCACTGGCTTACACCGATGCCTTTGTGCAGCGTCACATTGGTCCCAGCTCTGAGGAGATTCAACCGATGTTGGAGGTGTTGGGCCTGCCAAGCCTGAACGCCTTGATCGATCAGGTCGTTCCTGCCCATATTCGCATGGCACGCTCATTGGAGTTGCCTGAGGGCTTGAGTGAACCTGAAGCCCTGGCCAAGCTAAAAGGCATTGCCTCGCACAACCAGGTATTTCGCTCGTTTATTGGTTTGGGCTACGCCAACTGCATCACCCCTGCGGTTATCCAGCGCAACATTCTGGAAAATCCTGGCTGGTACACCCAGTACACGCCCTACCAAGCCGAAATTGCCCAAGGTCGCCTGGAAGCTCTGCTCAACTTCCAGACCCTGATTACCGACCTGACCGGGCTAGAAATTGCCAATGCCTCACTGCTCGATGAGGGCACTGCCGCAGCTGAAGCCATGAGCATGAGCTACGGCATCAAGGCCAAGTCAGGCAGCAAAGCCTTTTTCGTCTCCGCGGCCTGCCATCCACAAACGATTGAGATTGTGCAAACCCGAGCGTTGCCCCTGGGTCTTGAGGTGATTGTCGGTGACCATCGCCGCTTTGATTTTGCTGCCCAACCCGTATTTGGTGTGCTGCTTCAATATCCTGCCAGCGATGGCGCCATTTACGACTACCGCGAATTTGTGCAGGCGGCCCACCAGGCAGATGCTCTGGTTACTGTAGCGGCTGACTTGCTGAGTCTGGCCCTACTCCAACCCCCTGGTGAATGGGACGCTGATATTGCCGTCGGCAATACCCAACGCTTTGGTGTGCCCCTGGGCTACGGTGGTCCTCATGCTGCCTACTTCGCCACTCGTGAAGCTTATAAACGGCAGATTCCTGGGCGCATTGTTGGTCTCTCTAATGACGCTCAGGGCAAACCGGCCTTGCGTTTGGCGCTGCAAACTCGCGAACAGCATATCCGCCGCGACAAAGCCACCAGCAACATCTGCACAGCCCAGGTTTTGCTAGCAGTCATGGCAAGTATGTACGCCGTTTACCACGGCCCTCAAGGCATTCGGCGGATCGCTGAGCGCGTGCATCGCCTGACTACACTCTTAGCCATAGGATTACGCCAGCTGAATTACAGCTTGGGTTCAGAGCCTTTTTTTGACACGCTCCGCATTGAGGTGGGGGCAGACCAGGCAGCTGAGATCCTGAACCGGGCAGCAGCTCGCAAGATCAATCTACGTTTGCTCGATCCAGGCACTCTTGGCATCGCCCTGGATGAAACGACCTCCCGTCAAGATTTGATCGACCTGTTTGAGATCTTTGCAGGCGATCAGCCCCTCCCCTTCAGCCTCGAATCGCTACTCGCTGACCCCCAATTCCTAGCCTCCAGCCTCCCTAGCCAACGGACCAGCCCCTACCTCACCCACCCAGTCTTCAATCTCTACCACTCAGAAACCGAGCTGCTGCGCTACATCAATCGCCTGCAAGCCCAGGATCTCTCGCTGACCACGTCGATGATTCCGCTTGGCTCCTGCACGATGAAGCTCAACGCCACGGCTGAGATGCTGCCGGTGACCTGGCCAGAGTTCGGGCAAATCCATCCCTTTGTGCCGCTAGCGCAAACTCAGGGCTATCAAACTCTGTTCCGCGAACTCCAGGCGATGCTGGCAGAAATTACTGGCTTTGCGGCGATTTCGCTCCAACCGAACGCAGGTTCTCAGGGTGAGTATTCCGGTCTGCTCGTGATTCGCCAATATCACCAGAGCCGGGGTGAGGCTCATCGCCAAGTCTGCCTGATTCCCCAGTCTGCGCATGGCACTAATCCTGCCAGTGCGGTGATGGCAGGCATGAAAGTTGTGCCGGTTGCCTGTGACGCTAATGGCAACGTTGACATTGCTGACCTCAAGGCCAAGGCCGATGCTCATCGTAACGAACTGGCCGCCTTGATGGTCACCTACCCCTCTACCCACGGCGTGTTTGAAGAGGGCATCACTGAAATCTGTGAGATCGTCCATGCTGCCGGTGGCCAGGTCTACATGGATGGAGCCAATCTCAATGCGCAAGTGGGTCTCTGCCGGCCTGGTGATTTCGGGGCTGATGTCTGCCACTTAAACCTGCACAAGACCTTCTGCATTCCCCACGGCGGTGGCGGTCCCGGTATGGGACCAATTGGCGTGGCTTCCCATCTGGTGCCCTTCTTGCCCCGTCATCCTCTGGTGCATACAGGGGGCGAACAAGGCATTGGTGCCATTGCTGCTGCACCCTGGGGTAGCGCCAGCATCCTGCCGATTTCTTGGGTTTACATTGTGTTAATGGGAGCCCAGGGTCTGACGCAGGCCAGCCAAATGGCAATCCTCAATGCCAACTACATCGCCCGTCGCCTAGAGCCTTACTACCCTGTGCTCTACAAGGGTAAGAACGGGTGGGTTGCCCACGAGTGCATTCTAGATCTGCGCCGCTTTAAAACCACGGCTGGGATTGAGGTAGACGATATCGCTAAACGCTTGATAGATTACGGCTTCCACGCGCCCACGGTTTCCTGGCCCGTGGCTGGCACAATCATGGTCGAGCCGACGGAGAGCGAATCCAAAGCCGAACTAGACCGCTTCTGCGACGCCATGATTGCAATCCGCCGCGAGATCGAAGCCATTGAGTTGGGGCAAGCCGACCGTCAGGACAATCCGCTCAAAAACGCGCCCCATACGGCCGAGACTCTACTGTCTGATACCTGGAATCACTCATACAGTCGTGAGCAAGCTGCCTATCCAGCCCCCTGGACGCGGGAGCACAAGTTCTGGCCTACGGTGAGCCGAATTGACAATGCCTACGGCGACCGTAACTTGGTCTGTACCTGCCCACCCATGGAAGCTTACGCTATCCACTAG
- a CDS encoding cupin domain-containing protein, which translates to MANKVIHLAEVAPVPVTHDPQLLKRVLLKDSDTQSNLKMLNHTAMAVGESFRSHSHPTMEEVFYFLEGQGHFSLADQTLKVGPGDCVYVPCATSHACINVGDQPLVFLSFGVAL; encoded by the coding sequence GTGGCGAACAAAGTGATTCATCTGGCTGAAGTTGCGCCAGTGCCGGTGACCCACGACCCCCAGTTATTGAAGCGGGTCTTGCTTAAGGACAGCGACACACAGTCCAATCTCAAGATGTTGAATCACACTGCTATGGCAGTAGGGGAATCGTTTCGTTCTCACAGTCACCCAACGATGGAGGAAGTGTTTTACTTCCTAGAAGGTCAAGGCCACTTCAGTCTTGCCGATCAAACACTTAAGGTGGGGCCGGGAGACTGTGTCTATGTTCCCTGCGCAACTAGCCATGCCTGCATTAACGTTGGTGATCAGCCGTTGGTGTTTCTGTCTTTTGGCGTTGCCTTGTAG
- a CDS encoding fasciclin domain-containing protein produces MPDIVDTAINAGSFATLVTAITAAGLDTALKGPGPFTVFAPTDEAFSKLPSGAVEALLEDIPKLRKVLEYHVVSGKVTSADVVKLTSADTAAGIPLKIDASDGVKVNDAKVVTPDVEAENGVIHIIDAVLIPEG; encoded by the coding sequence ATGCCTGATATCGTCGATACCGCTATCAATGCTGGCTCCTTTGCAACCTTAGTCACAGCTATCACAGCCGCAGGGCTTGATACTGCGCTGAAAGGCCCAGGCCCATTTACCGTTTTCGCCCCAACCGATGAAGCGTTCTCCAAATTACCGTCAGGTGCAGTAGAAGCACTGCTAGAAGATATCCCCAAACTCAGAAAAGTTTTGGAGTACCATGTTGTTTCCGGCAAAGTGACATCTGCTGATGTCGTCAAACTCACCTCAGCGGATACAGCCGCCGGAATTCCACTCAAAATTGATGCTTCGGATGGAGTCAAGGTCAACGATGCTAAAGTTGTGACTCCAGATGTCGAGGCAGAAAATGGCGTTATTCATATCATTGATGCGGTCTTAATTCCGGAAGGCTAA
- a CDS encoding aromatic ring-hydroxylating dioxygenase subunit alpha, with product MTTLDRSFSNRAAATGDQAVLLRNLWYYALPAHQLKPGTMLAKSLLGEPVLLARSRTGKVFALRDICPHRAVPLSCGRFDGQEVECCYHGWRFDSTGRCTAIPSLTDDQDLDLSRFRVQQYPLREVQGNLWIYMGDGTKDQSPDEAEIPVVPSFGNQPHQLVITAHFPCSIDHAVVGLMDPAHSPFVHRAWWWRSGKTQEEVKTFDPSPYGFTMRRHKIENMGHGYRLLGGIPETEIAFRLPGVRIEHISTGQHTVCNLTTVTPLSETETEVTTSFYWTTPWLTALKPVLKPLVQAFLNQDRDVVAKQQVGLKHNPGLMLIRDADTQARWYYQLKAEFLRATAEGRPFVNPVKEQVLRWRG from the coding sequence ATGACCACCCTTGACAGGTCTTTTAGCAACCGGGCAGCGGCAACAGGCGACCAGGCTGTCTTATTGCGCAACCTCTGGTACTATGCCCTCCCCGCTCACCAGCTCAAACCTGGGACGATGCTGGCAAAATCTTTGCTAGGGGAACCAGTGCTCCTAGCTCGTAGCCGGACGGGGAAAGTGTTTGCCTTGCGCGACATCTGCCCTCATCGCGCGGTACCACTCAGTTGCGGCAGGTTCGACGGGCAAGAAGTTGAGTGCTGCTATCACGGCTGGCGTTTCGATTCGACTGGTCGCTGTACGGCCATTCCGTCTCTGACCGACGATCAAGACCTGGATCTAAGCCGCTTTCGGGTCCAGCAATATCCTCTGCGCGAAGTCCAAGGCAACCTTTGGATCTACATGGGAGACGGGACCAAAGACCAGTCACCCGATGAGGCTGAGATTCCTGTCGTTCCCAGCTTCGGCAACCAGCCTCACCAATTGGTTATAACTGCCCACTTCCCCTGCTCTATTGACCATGCGGTAGTGGGGTTGATGGACCCTGCTCACTCACCATTTGTGCATCGGGCTTGGTGGTGGCGCTCAGGCAAAACTCAGGAAGAAGTCAAAACCTTCGATCCCTCGCCCTATGGGTTTACGATGCGGCGGCACAAGATCGAGAACATGGGGCATGGTTATCGGCTGCTGGGTGGTATCCCCGAAACCGAGATTGCCTTTCGTCTACCGGGGGTTCGCATCGAACATATCAGCACAGGCCAGCATACGGTCTGCAACTTGACGACGGTAACGCCGCTTTCAGAAACAGAAACGGAAGTCACCACTAGCTTTTATTGGACGACTCCCTGGTTAACAGCGCTGAAGCCAGTATTGAAGCCTTTAGTGCAGGCATTTCTCAACCAAGATCGAGATGTCGTGGCTAAGCAGCAGGTGGGCTTGAAACACAATCCCGGCTTAATGCTGATCCGCGATGCTGATACGCAGGCGCGTTGGTATTACCAATTGAAGGCAGAGTTTCTCCGAGCAACGGCTGAGGGACGCCCCTTTGTTAACCCAGTCAAGGAACAAGTGCTGCGTTGGCGCGGTTGA
- a CDS encoding SDR family NAD(P)-dependent oxidoreductase produces the protein MPTTALIVGAGSGLSASLARLFKAEGMTVALAARQIEKLSTLCQEIGAVSFACDASVPTQVEQLFTDVESRLGLPTVVVYNPSFRVSAPLIELDPSDVEKALNVTAYGGFLVAQAAAKRMLNHGGGAIFFTGASASVKGYAKSAPFAMGKFALRGLAQSIARELAPKNIHVAHFIIDGTIRSSERQEPTNRPDSMLDPDAIAQTYLNILRQPRSAWTWEIELRPWVENF, from the coding sequence ATGCCAACAACAGCGTTGATTGTCGGAGCCGGGAGTGGACTGAGTGCCTCTTTAGCCCGTCTGTTTAAGGCTGAGGGCATGACTGTTGCTTTGGCTGCTCGTCAAATTGAGAAACTCAGCACCCTTTGCCAGGAGATTGGAGCGGTCAGTTTCGCTTGTGATGCCTCTGTTCCAACGCAAGTAGAGCAGTTATTTACCGATGTCGAAAGCCGTTTGGGACTGCCGACAGTTGTCGTTTATAACCCAAGCTTTCGGGTCAGCGCTCCCCTCATTGAGCTGGATCCATCTGATGTTGAAAAAGCTCTAAACGTCACCGCCTATGGTGGCTTTCTGGTTGCACAAGCAGCGGCAAAACGAATGTTGAATCACGGAGGTGGCGCTATTTTCTTTACGGGTGCTTCAGCCAGCGTCAAGGGGTATGCCAAGTCTGCTCCCTTTGCAATGGGAAAATTTGCGCTGCGTGGGCTGGCTCAAAGTATTGCTCGCGAACTAGCCCCCAAGAATATTCATGTTGCTCATTTCATCATTGATGGCACAATTCGCTCCTCAGAACGCCAAGAGCCAACCAACCGACCCGACAGCATGCTCGATCCTGATGCAATCGCTCAGACTTATCTCAATATTCTGCGCCAGCCCCGAAGTGCCTGGACTTGGGAAATCGAACTGCGACCCTGGGTCGAGAATTTTTAG
- a CDS encoding NADPH-dependent F420 reductase, translated as MKIGIIGTGNMGRSLGIVWAEQGHEVFFGSRDEQKGKAIAESAGHSIQGGTNDQAAAFGDVILYTVRGILPSAVLASTQVLAGKILIDCNNWDIPEGYAYEPIVESLAEKVAADVPNVHVIKAFNTQAQELYELSPTPLKDHQVSCFICGDDEQARQTVMALAEDIGLTPVDCGPLQTARLIEGLADFIRFMMGGMKLGPYATISVNQLPAAQGQRLGGRQPSSLK; from the coding sequence ATGAAAATTGGCATTATCGGAACCGGGAATATGGGTCGCTCGCTGGGCATTGTCTGGGCTGAGCAAGGACATGAAGTATTTTTCGGTTCCCGCGATGAGCAAAAAGGGAAAGCGATTGCTGAGTCAGCAGGACACAGTATTCAAGGGGGTACTAACGATCAAGCCGCCGCTTTTGGCGATGTCATCCTATACACCGTGCGTGGAATTCTGCCCTCCGCTGTGCTTGCTTCAACCCAGGTTTTAGCAGGAAAGATCTTGATAGATTGCAATAATTGGGACATCCCAGAGGGTTACGCCTACGAGCCGATTGTGGAATCTTTGGCTGAAAAGGTTGCAGCAGATGTCCCCAACGTTCATGTGATCAAAGCTTTTAATACTCAAGCCCAAGAACTCTACGAACTCTCGCCTACACCCCTCAAGGATCATCAAGTCTCTTGTTTTATCTGTGGTGACGATGAGCAAGCTAGGCAAACTGTAATGGCACTCGCTGAGGATATTGGCTTGACGCCAGTTGACTGTGGACCCTTACAAACTGCGCGCTTGATTGAAGGGTTAGCCGACTTTATCCGCTTCATGATGGGCGGGATGAAGCTAGGACCCTACGCCACAATTTCGGTGAACCAACTGCCCGCAGCTCAGGGCCAACGGCTTGGGGGTCGGCAACCTTCTAGCTTGAAGTAA
- a CDS encoding SDR family oxidoreductase, whose translation MSNSTKVAVVTGANRGLGLETSRQLAKQGIHVVLASRDAAKGQKIAEQLKAEGLDVTPYALEVTRSDSVQELGQWLKQQFGNLDILVNNAGVFLDAGDASVFNAPIDTLRQTMETNVYGPLQLAQALVPLMQAQNYGRIVNVSSGMGQLTDMGGGSLAYRLSKTALNALTRILAAELKGTNILVNSVCPGWVQTDMGGAGAPRTPEQGADTIVWLATLPDGSPSGGFFRDRRPIDW comes from the coding sequence ATGAGCAATTCTACAAAAGTGGCAGTGGTGACCGGGGCAAACCGAGGCCTCGGTTTGGAAACCAGCCGACAACTAGCTAAACAAGGGATTCACGTAGTTCTAGCTAGCCGTGATGCTGCAAAAGGCCAGAAAATCGCCGAGCAGTTAAAGGCTGAAGGTTTAGACGTTACCCCCTACGCTTTAGAGGTCACCCGTTCAGACAGCGTTCAGGAGCTGGGGCAATGGCTCAAACAGCAGTTTGGGAATCTGGACATTCTCGTGAACAATGCAGGCGTGTTCCTCGATGCTGGTGATGCCAGCGTGTTTAATGCCCCAATTGATACTCTGCGGCAGACGATGGAAACCAATGTCTATGGGCCTTTACAACTGGCTCAGGCTTTGGTTCCCCTGATGCAGGCGCAGAACTATGGCCGTATCGTCAATGTTTCATCAGGTATGGGGCAACTGACCGATATGGGCGGTGGTTCCCTAGCCTATCGCCTTTCTAAAACAGCCTTGAACGCTTTGACTCGCATCTTGGCAGCTGAGCTGAAGGGCACCAATATTTTGGTCAATTCCGTCTGTCCAGGTTGGGTGCAAACGGACATGGGTGGTGCGGGTGCGCCTCGAACCCCTGAGCAAGGCGCGGACACAATCGTCTGGCTAGCAACCCTACCAGATGGTTCACCCAGTGGCGGCTTTTTCCGCGACCGCCGTCCTATTGATTGGTAG
- a CDS encoding PleD family two-component system response regulator, producing MSIATVDPYSPKPYSPLILIVDDDRFMRLQLCQVMEQEGYRVVEADDGKQCLAVYANLHPDIVLLDAMMPVVDGFACCHQLQSLAQGQQTPVLMITGLEDSESVDLAFAAGAADFVTKPIHWPVLRQRVRRLIHQAQLQRQLKQSNQQLAALNQQLQCLASSDSLTGLANRRRFDEYLDQEWRRMARESTPLSLILGDVDFFKRYNDTYGHPAGDTCLQQVAGAISRCAKRSSDLAARYGGEEFAIILPNTIAEGAVQVAETLRACVKALAIPHTSADHNQFVTLSLGVASIIPHYDLTVAGLITDADKALYQAKAAGRDRVVLAQLPLETLLPAG from the coding sequence ATGAGCATCGCCACCGTTGATCCCTATTCCCCTAAGCCCTATTCCCCACTCATCCTGATCGTGGATGACGACCGCTTCATGCGCCTGCAGTTATGCCAGGTGATGGAGCAAGAAGGGTACCGGGTTGTAGAGGCCGATGACGGTAAGCAGTGTCTAGCGGTTTACGCCAACCTGCATCCCGATATTGTGCTGCTCGATGCCATGATGCCCGTCGTGGATGGCTTTGCCTGTTGCCACCAACTCCAAAGCCTAGCTCAGGGCCAGCAAACTCCTGTGTTGATGATTACAGGCTTGGAGGATTCAGAATCGGTGGACTTAGCCTTTGCTGCCGGTGCTGCTGATTTCGTAACCAAACCGATCCACTGGCCAGTGCTGCGTCAGCGAGTGCGCCGTCTGATTCATCAAGCCCAGCTCCAACGACAGTTAAAGCAATCGAACCAACAATTAGCGGCACTCAACCAACAGTTGCAGTGTTTGGCCAGTTCAGATAGCTTGACGGGGCTCGCCAATCGCCGTCGCTTTGATGAATACCTGGACCAAGAGTGGCGGCGGATGGCCCGCGAGTCTACGCCCCTGTCTCTAATTCTGGGTGATGTTGACTTCTTCAAACGCTACAACGACACCTACGGCCATCCCGCTGGAGATACTTGCTTGCAGCAGGTTGCTGGCGCCATCAGCCGTTGTGCAAAGCGATCCAGCGACTTGGCAGCTCGCTATGGCGGCGAAGAGTTTGCGATCATCTTACCCAACACAATAGCTGAGGGAGCAGTGCAAGTGGCCGAGACCCTACGAGCCTGTGTCAAAGCGTTGGCGATTCCCCATACCAGCGCTGACCATAATCAGTTCGTCACCCTCAGCCTAGGGGTTGCCAGTATCATTCCCCACTATGATTTGACAGTGGCAGGCCTAATTACTGATGCGGACAAAGCTCTTTATCAGGCAAAAGCCGCAGGACGGGACCGAGTTGTCCTAGCGCAATTGCCACTGGAGACTTTACTGCCTGCTGGCTAA